The window TGCCTTCCAGCGAATGGCGCTTCCACCGCGACATCCTGCAGGCGCGGCCGGATTTGAGGTCGGTCGTGCACACCCATTCCACGCACGCAACCAGCGTGTCCATCCTTGGCAAGGACATCCCGGCCATCCACTACGCCATTGCTTCGGCCGGCGGTCCCACCATCCGCTGCGCGCCTTATGAAATCTTCGGCTCGCAGGAGCTGGCCGACCGCGTCGTGAAGGCGCTCGAAGGCCGCCGCGCGTGCCTGATGGCGCATCACGGCGTGATCGCCGCCCATGTCTCCATCGCGCGTGCGCTGGCGCTGGCGGTGACCGTGGAGGAGTTGGCGCATCAGTACCTCCTGTGCCTGCCGATCGGCGAACCACCGGTGCTGAGCGACGAGCAGATCGCGGCGGTGCTGGAGAAATTCAAGACATACGGCCAGCAGAGTTCCACGGCGCTGGAAGGGTTGCGTCAGGCTTCGTGAGCCAGGGTCAGGACCTCTAAAACATGACTTCCGTCCTCGTCTGCCTCGATTCGGGCACCACCACCGTCAAGGCTGCCGCCTTCGATATGGCGGGCCGGATGGTATCGAGCGCGCAGCGCGACAACAGCGCCTTGCGCCGGCAAAGCGCTGTTGTCGAACAGGACATGGCCGTAACACGCGCCGACGCTTTTGCCGTGCTCAAGGCCTGCATCGCCAAAATCGAGGGCGAGGTGGCCGGCATCGTGGTGACGGGGCAGGGCGACGGGCTGTGGCCTCTCGGCGCAGACATGCAGCCGGTGGGCCACGCGATCACCTGGCTCGACGGACGATGCCGCGCGCTGACGGCGCGGCTGCAAGCGGATGGCGAGGCATGCCGCGTCATCGAGGCGGTGACGGGCGCACGCCCGACCGCCGCCTCGCAAAGCCTGCATTGCGTCTGGCTTGCCGAAAACGAACCGGATCGTCTGGCGCAAATCGCCCATATACTGCGCGCCAAGGAGTGGCTATTTTTTTGCCTGACCGGAGAGCTCAAGGCCGAGCCGAGCGCGGTGCTGCCGGTCTGGGGTGACTGGCGCGGCGGGCAGGCTTCGCCCGCAATCCAGGAGGCCCTGGGTCTCGCACGAGGCATCGAGCTTCTACCGGAACTGGCGTCCATTGCCGAATGCCGGGCAGGGCTTTCGCCCGACATCGCCGGCGATCTCGGGCTAGCGGCCGGAACGCCGGTGCTTTTGGGACCTGGCGACGTGCAGGCGACACTGATCGGGCTCGGCCTCGGCAGCACGCCGGATGTCACGCGCGCCTCCATTTTCGGCACCAGCGCGATCCATGCCTGCCACCTTTCCGACCCGGCACAGATGCAGGAAAAGCCAGCCGGCGCGATGATCCAACACTATGCGCTGGGGGAGGGCTATCTGTGCTTCCATCCGAGCTTCAACGGCGCGACCCTGTTGAAGCATCTGGCGGCCAAGCTCGCCGAACAGCCGGCGGCGGCCGCGCCCTCTTATTCCTCCTTGATCCTGCACCCCTTTTTCGAACCGGGCGGTGAGCGGGCACCTTATACGACGCCCTATGCCAGCGGCGCGCTGTTCGGGGTGACCGCCGATACCAGCCCGGCCGAGATCGCCTGGGCGGGACGCGAGGCGCTGGCCTTCGTCGCCCGCAAGAGCCATGAGATGATGAACGCGCCGGAAGGCACGCTGGCCCTCGGCGGCGGGCTTGCGGCGGACCCGCATTTCGCCGGCTTTCTCGCCACCGCGACCGGCCAGAAGGTTGCATGCAACACCGGCGGCGATTCCGGTCTGCGCGGATTGGCCATGATAGGTGCGCGCTTCATCCATGGACTGTCGCAGGAGGCGGTCGCAAAGGACTGGCGTGGTGCGCCTGACGCATGGGCCGAGCCGCAATGCGCAACGCGCGACTACGCTGAAAGCAAATACCGCCTTTTCGTGCGTCTGATCGACGCTATAGAGCCGTTTTGGGAAGCGATTGCCGATCTCGGCGACAAGTCGCGACTGCCGATGAAGGACCCACCCCGATGAATGGCGCTGATCTTCTGTGCGAAACCCTGCTCGCAAACGATGTCGATGTGTGTTTCGCCAATCCCGGAACCTCGGAGATGCATTTCGTCGCCGCACTCGACCGGCAACCGCGCATGCGCTGCGTGCTCGGCCTTTTCGAAGGCGTGGTGACGGGGGCCGCTGACGGCTATGCCCGCATGGCCGACAAGCCGGCTGCCACGCTTCTGCATCTGGGGCCGGGTCTCGCCAACGGCCTCGCCAATCTGCACAATGCGCGGCGCGCCCGCACCCCGATGGTCAACATCGTCGGCGACCATGCCACCTATCATCTCCAATATGACGCCCCGCTGACATCCGATATCGAATCGCTGGCGCGACCGATGTCGCATTGGGTCGAGCGTGCGGACACGGCCGATGCAGTCGGCACCCGCACCGAAGAGGCGATCCGCGTCGCGCGGGCCCAGCCGGGCCAGATCGCAACACTGATCCTTCATGCCGACGCGGCCTGGAACGACGTGACGTCCGACGCCATGCCTTCGCCCATCGAGATCGCATCGCCGAACAAGCCCGACGCCGTGCGCATCCGTGACGCTGCCGCCGCCTTGCGCAACGGCCGCACCACCACCATTCTGGTGAGCGGCAAGGCACTGCGCGAGGGCGAGTTGGAAACGCTCGACCGGATCGCGCAGAGGACAGGCGCGCGCCTGATGGCGCAGCAATCCAACGGCCGCATGCAGCGCGGCGCGGGACGCGTCGTGCTCGACCGCGTCCCCTATGTCATCGATCTGGCGGTCGCCGCCTTCGCAGATACCGAGCAGGTGATCCTGATTGCGGCGAATGCGCCCGTCGGCTTCTTTGCGTATCCGGGAAAGCCGAGCAGCATGCTGCCGGAGGGCTGCACGACCTTCGACCTCACGGAGCCGGGGCAGGATGTGGCGGCCGCCATTGCCGCGCTTGCCGGCGAGGTCGGTGTGGGCGAGGCGAGGCCGAAGCTCGCGCCGCGGCACCGTCCCGACATGCCCGCCGGCGCGCTGACCAAGGAGGCGATCGCCATTGCGCTTGCCCTTCACATGCCGGCCAATGCCGTGGTGTGCGACGAGTCCGTTTCGTCGGGGCGCGATTTCTTCCGTTACACCTATGGCGCGGAACCGCATGACTTCCTGCAATTGACGGGCGGCGCAATCGGCATCGGGCTTCCGCTCGCCACCGGCGCGGCCATCGCCTGTCCGGACCGCAAGGTCGTGGCGCTCCAGGCTGACGGCAGCGGCATGTATACGGTCCAGGCGCTGTGGACACAGGCGCGTGAACGGCTCGACGTGGTGACCATCATCTTCGCCAACCGCCGTTACCAGATCCTGCATGGCGAGCTGAAGAATGTAGGCGCGGGAGCGCCGGGCGAGAATGCGAGCCGGATGCTCGATCTGGTCGATCCGGCGCTCGACTGGGTCGGACTTGCCGCCGCCATGGGCGTGGAGGGCGCACGCGCCGAAAGCGCCGAACAATTCTCCGATCTTCTGCGCGCCGCATGCGGCCGCAAGGGACCGTTTCTGATAGAAGCAATGATTTAAGGGCAGAGCCCCTCGATCTCCGGAACAACGACATGACCATCAAGCGCTACGCACATTGCAGCCATTGGGGTGCCTACACGATCCTCGTGGAGGACAACGAGATCGTCGGCGTAGAGCCGTTCGAGCACGATCCGGCGCCATCGCCGATCATCGATTCCGTGCGCGAATGGGCCAAGCCAGACCGCCGCATACTTCAGCCCATGGTGCGCCAGGGATGGCTGGAAAAGCGCGAGAAGAGCGATCGGCACGGGCGCGGCTCGGAAAAATTCGTGCCCGTGAGCTGGGACGATGCGACCGACCTCGTCGCGTCCGAAATCCGCCGCGTTTCGGCCGAGCACGGCAATGCCTCCATCTTCGCCGGTTCCTATGGCTGGACGAGCTGCGGGCGCTTTCACCACGCCTCCTCGCTGCTGAAGCGCACGCTGAACCTCGCCGGCGGCTTTACCGGTCATGTCGACACCTATTCGATCGCTGCGGGACCGGTGATCCTGCGCCATACGCTGGGCGACAGCGCGGCTTGCGACGGCAAGGGCAACACGCTCGACACGATCGCCGAACACACCGATACGCTGGTCGTGTTCGGTGCGCTTTCGCCGCGCACCGCGCAGAGCGAAGCGGGCGGTCTCGGATCCCATACCCTGGAGGGCTATCTCAAGCAGATGGCGGCCCGCGGGATGAAGATCATCCTCGTCTCGCCGCTGAAGGACGACATGCCGGATTGGGTAGGTGCCGAGTGGTGGCCTATTCGCCCTAACACGGACGCGGCCCTCATGCTGGGGCTCGCCGGCGAAATCCTCAAGGCAGGCCGTCACGACGGCGACTTTCTCGCCCGCTGCACCAGCGGCTCGGAGCGCCTGCTTGCCTATCTCGACGGCAGCCTCGACGGAGAGCGAAAGGATGCGGCCTGGGCGGCCTCGATCACCGGTCTCGACCGGGAGCAGATCGCAACGCTCGCGCGCCGGCTCGTCGATACGCGCTCCATGTTGACGGTGAGCTGGAGCCTGCAACGCGCCCATCACGGCGAACAGCCATTCTGGGCTGCGCTCGGCCTTGCCTCGCTCATCGGCCAGATCGGCCTTCCCGGCGGCGGCGTCGGTTACGGCTATGCCTCGCTCGGCGGCGTCGGCGCGCCGATGAATGTCGGCCGCTCGCCCGCCATCTCTCAGCTTACCAAACCGATCGACAGCTTCATTCCCGTGGCGCGCATCAGCGACATGCTCCTGAACCCCGGCAAGTCCTTCACCTATGAGGGCGCGACACGCGTCTATCCCGATGTGCGGCTGGTCTACTGGGCCGGCGGCAATCCGTATCACCATCATCAGGACTTGAACCGCCTTCAGGAGGCCTGGAGCCGGCCCGAAACCATCATCGTGCAAGACCCGATGTTCACCGCCACCGCCCAGCGTGCCGACATCGTGCTGCCGGCCTCGACATCGATCGAGCGCAACGATCTTGCGGGCAACAGGCGGTCGGATTTCATCCTCGCCATGCACAAGGCGATCGAGCCGCTCGGAGAGGCGCGCTCCGACTTCGACATCTTCAACGCCATCGCCGAGAAGCTCGGCGTCGGCGACGCGTTCAACGAAGGCCGCGACGAGATGGGCTGGCTGCGCCACCTCTACGAGATCAGCCGCAGCGACGCCGAAACGCGCCTCGACTTCGAGATGCCGGATTTCGAAACGTT is drawn from Mesorhizobium sp. CAU 1732 and contains these coding sequences:
- a CDS encoding L-fuculose-phosphate aldolase; protein product: MTSEELALRTEVIESCRSMNRLGINKGTSGNISVRHGDGFLISPTGIPYDKLEPEHVVAMKWDATFEGDVLPSSEWRFHRDILQARPDLRSVVHTHSTHATSVSILGKDIPAIHYAIASAGGPTIRCAPYEIFGSQELADRVVKALEGRRACLMAHHGVIAAHVSIARALALAVTVEELAHQYLLCLPIGEPPVLSDEQIAAVLEKFKTYGQQSSTALEGLRQAS
- a CDS encoding FGGY family carbohydrate kinase, with translation MTSVLVCLDSGTTTVKAAAFDMAGRMVSSAQRDNSALRRQSAVVEQDMAVTRADAFAVLKACIAKIEGEVAGIVVTGQGDGLWPLGADMQPVGHAITWLDGRCRALTARLQADGEACRVIEAVTGARPTAASQSLHCVWLAENEPDRLAQIAHILRAKEWLFFCLTGELKAEPSAVLPVWGDWRGGQASPAIQEALGLARGIELLPELASIAECRAGLSPDIAGDLGLAAGTPVLLGPGDVQATLIGLGLGSTPDVTRASIFGTSAIHACHLSDPAQMQEKPAGAMIQHYALGEGYLCFHPSFNGATLLKHLAAKLAEQPAAAAPSYSSLILHPFFEPGGERAPYTTPYASGALFGVTADTSPAEIAWAGREALAFVARKSHEMMNAPEGTLALGGGLAADPHFAGFLATATGQKVACNTGGDSGLRGLAMIGARFIHGLSQEAVAKDWRGAPDAWAEPQCATRDYAESKYRLFVRLIDAIEPFWEAIADLGDKSRLPMKDPPR
- a CDS encoding molybdopterin-dependent oxidoreductase, with translation MTIKRYAHCSHWGAYTILVEDNEIVGVEPFEHDPAPSPIIDSVREWAKPDRRILQPMVRQGWLEKREKSDRHGRGSEKFVPVSWDDATDLVASEIRRVSAEHGNASIFAGSYGWTSCGRFHHASSLLKRTLNLAGGFTGHVDTYSIAAGPVILRHTLGDSAACDGKGNTLDTIAEHTDTLVVFGALSPRTAQSEAGGLGSHTLEGYLKQMAARGMKIILVSPLKDDMPDWVGAEWWPIRPNTDAALMLGLAGEILKAGRHDGDFLARCTSGSERLLAYLDGSLDGERKDAAWAASITGLDREQIATLARRLVDTRSMLTVSWSLQRAHHGEQPFWAALGLASLIGQIGLPGGGVGYGYASLGGVGAPMNVGRSPAISQLTKPIDSFIPVARISDMLLNPGKSFTYEGATRVYPDVRLVYWAGGNPYHHHQDLNRLQEAWSRPETIIVQDPMFTATAQRADIVLPASTSIERNDLAGNRRSDFILAMHKAIEPLGEARSDFDIFNAIAEKLGVGDAFNEGRDEMGWLRHLYEISRSDAETRLDFEMPDFETFWETGYARVPTRAEHTYLAEFRQHPEEFPLNTESGKIVLGSETLARLDYADCRAHPSWIEPAEWLGNASGPHQFHLISHQPAGRLHSQLETGGASLAMKRKGREQARINPEDAGRLGVEDGATVRIWNERGANLATAWVTDTVRVGVVVLPTGAWFTPVGNSGLEMAGNPNVLTLDVGTSQFGQGCSAHTCLVQVEPYAGDAGDAFDIYQKKLASLVAV
- a CDS encoding acetolactate synthase large subunit, which codes for MNGADLLCETLLANDVDVCFANPGTSEMHFVAALDRQPRMRCVLGLFEGVVTGAADGYARMADKPAATLLHLGPGLANGLANLHNARRARTPMVNIVGDHATYHLQYDAPLTSDIESLARPMSHWVERADTADAVGTRTEEAIRVARAQPGQIATLILHADAAWNDVTSDAMPSPIEIASPNKPDAVRIRDAAAALRNGRTTTILVSGKALREGELETLDRIAQRTGARLMAQQSNGRMQRGAGRVVLDRVPYVIDLAVAAFADTEQVILIAANAPVGFFAYPGKPSSMLPEGCTTFDLTEPGQDVAAAIAALAGEVGVGEARPKLAPRHRPDMPAGALTKEAIAIALALHMPANAVVCDESVSSGRDFFRYTYGAEPHDFLQLTGGAIGIGLPLATGAAIACPDRKVVALQADGSGMYTVQALWTQARERLDVVTIIFANRRYQILHGELKNVGAGAPGENASRMLDLVDPALDWVGLAAAMGVEGARAESAEQFSDLLRAACGRKGPFLIEAMI